A single window of Rhodococcus jostii RHA1 DNA harbors:
- a CDS encoding class I SAM-dependent methyltransferase, with amino-acid sequence MDAAAWDERYSQSDLVWGAPPNAVVVERVTSLPRGRALDLACGEGRNAHWLATRGWEVTGLDYSAVAVDKARRVAAEAPRSVRERLDYRVADVTDSDLGGEYDLVLMIYLHLAAEERLQVVNRAISALKPDGILMILGHDTVNLSQGVGGPQDPEILYTPDDLVDSFDGRLSVDVAERRFRETDAGTAIDALVVAHRPSLGSQVNRA; translated from the coding sequence ATGGATGCAGCTGCCTGGGACGAACGGTATTCACAGAGCGACTTGGTGTGGGGCGCGCCACCCAACGCCGTCGTGGTCGAGCGGGTCACCTCGCTCCCCCGCGGCCGCGCACTCGACCTCGCATGCGGCGAGGGCCGCAACGCGCACTGGCTCGCCACCCGCGGCTGGGAGGTGACGGGGCTCGACTACTCGGCCGTGGCCGTCGACAAGGCCCGCCGGGTGGCCGCCGAGGCGCCCCGCTCGGTCCGCGAACGGCTCGACTACCGCGTCGCAGACGTCACCGATTCGGACCTCGGCGGCGAGTACGACCTCGTGCTCATGATCTACCTCCATCTCGCCGCCGAGGAGCGTCTGCAGGTTGTGAACCGCGCCATATCTGCGCTGAAACCTGATGGAATCCTCATGATTTTGGGGCATGACACCGTTAACTTGTCGCAGGGAGTCGGGGGTCCCCAGGACCCCGAAATCCTGTACACGCCAGATGATTTGGTGGACTCGTTCGACGGGCGGCTCTCCGTCGACGTCGCCGAACGGCGCTTCCGCGAGACGGACGCCGGAACGGCGATCGACGCGCTCGTCGTCGCGCACCGCCCGAGTCTTGGCAGTCAGGTAAATCGGGCGTAA
- a CDS encoding DUF3060 domain-containing protein, whose protein sequence is MSVTRQSVAVAVLISGAVALAGCGGGSTGGGSTSTVSGSAVELNSGGDCAGRDVIVDRDGAVVVLDGECGTVTIEANGVSANVATSNAVVVNGQDTNVVGGQTGTLTISGRSNSATIDVLESIDVQGNAVTVLGKQAGRISVSGSGNSVTVDDSGSMTVSGNDNFVRAVSLDSLELTGSNNSVDWDSGAPAPSVDTGSENRLTPPGA, encoded by the coding sequence ATGAGCGTCACCCGGCAGTCGGTCGCCGTCGCGGTGCTGATATCCGGCGCCGTGGCCCTCGCGGGCTGCGGCGGCGGGAGCACCGGCGGCGGCAGCACCTCGACGGTGTCCGGCTCTGCGGTGGAACTGAACTCGGGCGGTGACTGCGCGGGCCGCGACGTGATCGTCGACAGGGACGGTGCCGTGGTCGTCCTCGACGGCGAGTGCGGCACCGTCACCATCGAGGCCAACGGCGTCTCCGCGAACGTCGCGACGTCGAACGCGGTCGTCGTGAACGGTCAGGACACCAACGTCGTCGGCGGGCAGACCGGAACGCTCACGATCTCGGGGCGCAGCAACAGTGCCACCATCGACGTCCTCGAGTCGATCGACGTGCAGGGCAACGCCGTCACCGTGCTCGGCAAGCAGGCGGGGCGGATCTCGGTCAGCGGCAGCGGGAACTCCGTGACCGTGGACGACTCCGGTTCGATGACGGTGAGTGGCAACGACAATTTCGTGCGCGCCGTGTCGCTCGACTCCCTCGAACTCACCGGGTCCAACAACTCCGTCGACTGGGATTCCGGTGCGCCGGCCCCGTCGGTCGACACGGGCTCCGAGAACCGGCTCACCCCGCCCGGCGCGTGA
- a CDS encoding DUF4185 domain-containing protein — protein MKRTRALAAASLIGAAVTLIAFAGPAAANPNAINPIPGLNGTNGIPHLTGRTQAVAQQTGMLSPNRTQDANVLGTDLGIMWDNGQGQVLTAFGDSAGLGLPNLLSGSLWAWRSSTLFRSSDGILADGMNFDSSPRDIFGQSKELVPSPKIPFVEISRIPTAGVAVGNTQVLSMMSVKNWGPAGTWDTNYSGLVYSQDNGENWTVAPETQRPNVGGNANFQMSAFVKADGFVYQYGTPAGRGGLVHIARVPEPQIMDLGAYEYFDGAKWIKGNPDVAKPIMPGGVGELSVAYNEYLGQYLMLTTDQYNSVVMRRSPSVTGPWGPPEVLVDTRELPSAYGAYIHPWSSGRDLYFLTTVHNNYNVLLMRTTLTP, from the coding sequence GTGAAGCGAACCAGAGCTCTTGCAGCAGCGTCGCTCATCGGCGCGGCCGTGACGTTGATCGCATTCGCCGGCCCGGCCGCCGCGAATCCCAACGCCATCAATCCGATCCCCGGACTCAACGGCACCAACGGGATTCCGCACCTCACCGGACGCACCCAGGCAGTCGCACAGCAGACCGGCATGCTCAGCCCGAACCGCACCCAGGACGCCAACGTCCTCGGCACCGACCTCGGCATCATGTGGGACAACGGCCAGGGCCAGGTCCTCACGGCCTTCGGCGACTCCGCCGGCCTCGGACTGCCCAACCTGCTGTCGGGCAGCCTGTGGGCCTGGCGCAGCAGCACACTGTTCCGCAGCTCGGACGGCATCCTCGCCGACGGGATGAACTTCGACAGCTCCCCGCGTGACATCTTCGGCCAGTCCAAGGAGCTCGTCCCGAGCCCGAAGATTCCGTTCGTCGAGATCAGCCGCATCCCCACCGCCGGCGTCGCCGTCGGCAACACCCAGGTTCTGAGCATGATGTCGGTGAAGAACTGGGGACCGGCGGGAACGTGGGACACCAACTACTCCGGTCTCGTCTACTCACAGGACAACGGCGAGAACTGGACCGTCGCCCCCGAGACGCAGCGCCCGAACGTCGGCGGCAACGCCAACTTCCAGATGAGTGCCTTCGTCAAGGCCGACGGCTTCGTCTACCAGTACGGAACACCCGCCGGCCGCGGCGGGCTCGTCCACATCGCACGGGTTCCGGAACCCCAGATCATGGACCTCGGCGCGTACGAATACTTCGACGGCGCCAAGTGGATCAAGGGCAACCCCGACGTCGCCAAGCCGATCATGCCGGGCGGAGTCGGCGAACTGTCCGTCGCGTACAACGAGTACCTCGGCCAATACCTCATGCTGACCACAGACCAGTACAACTCCGTGGTCATGCGCCGCTCACCGTCGGTCACCGGACCGTGGGGCCCACCGGAGGTGCTCGTCGACACCCGGGAGCTGCCCAGCGCGTACGGCGCCTACATCCACCCGTGGTCGTCGGGACGGGACCTCTACTTCCTCACGACGGTGCACAACAACTACAACGTGCTCCTCATGCGGACCACACTCACGCCGTAG
- a CDS encoding cytochrome P450 — MPKVLAAPPPQSTLQPISGNAGFPVIGHSLDYFRDPMGLLQSRWDRYGPVSWLSMAGKRWVTVLGPDGCQTVLQNKDRAFVNSDGWSVLIGPFFHRGLMLLDGDEHLAHRRIMQQAFTRDRLSRYTEALHPAVEKGLDGWQPTAGFAAYPALKELTLDLATSIFMGGAEGSTPREMAEINRAFIDCVQAATSVIRYPLLGTRWKRGIDGRARLEEFFRRYLPARRAGAGEDLFSALCHIESEEGQRFSDDDVVNHMIFLLMAAHDTSTITLSTMMQYLGQHPDWQERCRRQSAALGTSTPTYDQLDELTDLDLVMKECLRLVPPVPVVARRAVEDTEVLGHYIPRGTYMSVVVHFTHHMPEYWPDPERFDPERFAPERREDKVHRFAWEPFGGGVHKCLGMHFAGAEIKTVMHHLLRRFHWHVSPGYVAPLNYTSLPFPSDGQPVDLYHRVGGADTP, encoded by the coding sequence ATGCCCAAAGTTCTCGCTGCTCCCCCACCGCAAAGCACCCTGCAACCCATCTCGGGCAATGCCGGATTCCCCGTCATCGGACACTCACTGGACTACTTCCGCGACCCGATGGGACTGCTGCAGAGTCGCTGGGATCGCTACGGCCCCGTGTCGTGGCTGAGCATGGCAGGCAAACGGTGGGTCACCGTGCTCGGACCGGACGGCTGCCAGACGGTGCTGCAGAACAAGGACCGGGCCTTCGTCAACAGCGACGGGTGGAGCGTGCTGATCGGGCCGTTCTTCCACCGCGGGCTGATGCTCCTCGACGGCGACGAACACCTCGCCCACCGGCGAATCATGCAGCAGGCCTTCACCCGCGACCGGCTGTCGCGCTATACCGAGGCACTCCATCCAGCCGTCGAGAAGGGCCTCGACGGCTGGCAGCCCACCGCGGGCTTCGCCGCGTACCCGGCGCTGAAGGAGCTGACACTCGATCTCGCCACGAGCATCTTCATGGGCGGCGCCGAGGGGTCGACGCCCCGGGAGATGGCCGAGATCAACAGGGCCTTCATCGACTGTGTGCAGGCCGCCACGTCGGTGATCCGGTATCCCCTGCTCGGAACGCGATGGAAGCGTGGCATCGACGGGCGCGCACGACTCGAGGAGTTCTTCCGCCGCTACCTGCCCGCGCGTCGCGCGGGCGCCGGCGAAGACCTTTTCTCCGCGCTGTGCCACATCGAATCCGAAGAGGGGCAGCGGTTCAGCGACGACGACGTCGTCAACCACATGATCTTCCTGCTGATGGCGGCGCACGACACGTCCACCATCACGCTGTCGACGATGATGCAGTACCTCGGTCAGCACCCCGACTGGCAGGAGCGGTGCAGACGGCAGTCGGCGGCACTGGGCACGTCCACCCCGACCTACGATCAACTCGACGAACTGACCGACCTCGACCTCGTGATGAAGGAATGCCTGCGCCTCGTGCCGCCGGTCCCGGTGGTCGCCCGCCGCGCGGTCGAGGACACGGAGGTGCTCGGCCACTACATCCCCCGGGGCACGTACATGTCGGTGGTCGTGCACTTCACCCATCACATGCCCGAGTACTGGCCCGATCCGGAGAGGTTCGACCCCGAACGGTTCGCACCCGAACGCCGCGAGGACAAGGTTCACCGGTTCGCGTGGGAGCCGTTCGGCGGCGGCGTGCACAAATGCCTGGGGATGCACTTCGCGGGCGCCGAGATCAAGACGGTCATGCACCACCTGCTGCGGCGATTCCACTGGCATGTGAGCCCCGGCTACGTCGCTCCGCTCAATTACACGTCTCTGCCGTTTCCGTCCGACGGCCAGCCCGTGGACCTGTACCACCGCGTCGGCGGAGCCGACACCCCGTAG
- a CDS encoding acyl-CoA dehydrogenase has protein sequence MGHYKSNVRDLEFNLFEVLGLEQPLSEGVWGDLDADTVRNMLSEVARLAEGPLGESFADADRNPPVFDPENHTVTLPESFKKSFRALWDAEWYRMGLSEEIGGVPVPRSVVWAISELILGAQPAAHMYQAGPAFADVLFHNGTEEQKKWAATCVERGWGATMVLTEPDAGSDVGASRTKAIKQDDGSWHIEGVKRFITSADSDDLFENIFHLVLARPEGAGPGTKGLSLFFVPKTHFNFETNELGERNGVFVTNVEHKMGLKVSATCEVTFGGHGIPAQGWLVGEVHNGIAQMFDVIEHARMMVGTKAIATLSTGYLNALDYAKERVQGADLTQMTDKAAPRVTITHHPDVRRALAMQKAYAEGLRAVYLYTAAHQDEATAKLVSGADKDLAFRVNDLLLPIVKGVGSERAYQYLTDSLQTFGGSGFLQDYPIEQYIRDAKIDSLYEGTTAIQAQDFFFRKIARDRGVALAHVAGEVKKFIDSEAGNGRLKAERALLATALEDVQTMAATLTGYLMGAQEQPSELYKVGLGSVRFLMSVGDLLIGWQLLRQSEIAIKALDEGASDKDKSFYEGKVAIASFFAKNVLPELTATRSIVANIDNDIMELDEAAF, from the coding sequence ATGGGCCATTACAAGAGCAACGTCCGCGACCTGGAGTTCAACCTCTTCGAGGTACTCGGTCTCGAGCAGCCGCTGAGTGAAGGCGTGTGGGGCGATCTCGACGCCGACACCGTCCGCAACATGCTCAGTGAAGTTGCCCGCCTCGCCGAGGGACCGCTGGGCGAGTCCTTCGCCGACGCCGACCGCAACCCTCCGGTCTTCGACCCCGAGAACCACACCGTCACCCTGCCGGAATCGTTCAAGAAGTCGTTCCGCGCGCTGTGGGACGCCGAGTGGTACCGCATGGGACTCTCCGAGGAGATCGGCGGCGTACCCGTCCCCCGGTCCGTCGTGTGGGCCATCAGTGAGCTGATCCTCGGCGCCCAGCCGGCCGCGCACATGTACCAGGCCGGACCCGCGTTCGCGGACGTGCTGTTCCACAACGGCACCGAAGAGCAGAAGAAGTGGGCCGCCACCTGCGTCGAGCGCGGCTGGGGTGCCACCATGGTCCTCACCGAACCCGACGCCGGTTCCGACGTCGGCGCAAGCCGCACCAAGGCCATCAAGCAGGACGACGGCTCCTGGCACATCGAGGGCGTCAAGCGGTTCATCACGTCCGCCGACTCCGACGACCTGTTCGAGAACATCTTCCACCTGGTCCTGGCCCGCCCCGAGGGCGCAGGCCCCGGCACCAAGGGACTGTCGCTGTTCTTCGTCCCGAAAACGCACTTCAACTTCGAGACCAACGAATTGGGCGAGCGCAACGGCGTCTTCGTCACCAACGTCGAGCACAAGATGGGCCTGAAGGTCTCCGCCACGTGTGAGGTCACCTTCGGCGGCCACGGCATTCCCGCCCAGGGCTGGCTCGTCGGCGAGGTCCACAACGGCATCGCGCAGATGTTCGACGTCATCGAGCACGCCCGGATGATGGTCGGCACCAAGGCCATCGCCACCCTCTCCACCGGCTACCTCAACGCCCTCGACTACGCGAAGGAACGCGTCCAGGGCGCAGACCTCACGCAGATGACGGACAAGGCCGCGCCGCGCGTCACCATCACGCACCACCCCGACGTCCGTCGCGCCCTCGCCATGCAGAAGGCGTACGCGGAGGGCCTGCGCGCCGTGTACCTGTACACCGCGGCGCACCAGGACGAGGCCACCGCCAAGCTGGTGTCCGGTGCCGACAAGGACCTCGCGTTCCGCGTCAACGACCTGCTGCTCCCCATCGTCAAGGGTGTCGGCTCCGAGCGGGCGTACCAGTACCTGACGGACAGCCTGCAGACCTTCGGTGGCTCCGGCTTCCTGCAGGACTACCCGATCGAGCAGTACATCCGCGACGCCAAGATCGACTCGCTGTACGAGGGCACCACCGCCATCCAGGCGCAGGACTTCTTCTTCCGCAAGATCGCCCGCGACCGCGGTGTGGCACTCGCCCACGTCGCAGGCGAGGTCAAGAAGTTCATCGACAGCGAGGCAGGCAACGGTCGCCTCAAGGCCGAGCGGGCCCTGCTCGCCACCGCCCTCGAGGACGTCCAGACCATGGCCGCCACCCTCACCGGGTACCTCATGGGTGCGCAGGAGCAGCCGTCCGAGCTGTACAAGGTCGGCCTCGGTTCCGTCCGGTTCCTGATGTCCGTCGGCGACCTGCTCATCGGCTGGCAGCTCCTCCGCCAGTCCGAGATCGCGATCAAGGCCCTCGACGAGGGTGCCTCCGACAAGGACAAGTCGTTCTACGAGGGCAAGGTCGCCATCGCGTCCTTCTTCGCGAAGAACGTGCTGCCGGAACTGACCGCCACCCGCAGCATCGTCGCCAACATCGACAACGACATCATGGAGCTCGACGAAGCAGCGTTCTGA
- a CDS encoding beta-ketoacyl-ACP synthase III — protein MGKQIATVAGGRQSALLGLGVYRPERVVTNDEICELIDSNDEWIQSRSGIRNRRFAAEDENVVTMSIEAGRKAIEASGIDPEQIGCVIVATSTYLLLTPPAAAVVADALGTNGPGAFDLGGGCAGFCTALTVASDLVRGGSVDYALVVGVEKMSITTDPTDRATRFIFGDGAGAVVVGKSDVAGIGPVEWGSDGAQADAIVQDLDWYEYITTPGATRPYIKMAGTAVFRWAAFEMGKVALRAIEKAGMSVDDLDAFVPHQANSRITEVIARSMKLPENVPVSDDIAESGNTSAASVPLAMEEMLQSGATKPGDTALLLAFGAGLSYAAQVVTMPVLAKD, from the coding sequence ATGGGAAAGCAGATTGCCACCGTGGCTGGAGGTCGGCAGTCCGCCCTTCTCGGGCTCGGCGTGTACCGGCCCGAACGGGTCGTCACCAACGACGAGATCTGTGAACTGATCGACTCGAACGACGAGTGGATCCAGTCGCGCTCGGGAATCCGCAACCGGCGGTTCGCGGCGGAGGACGAGAACGTCGTCACGATGTCCATCGAAGCCGGGCGTAAGGCGATCGAAGCGAGCGGGATCGATCCCGAGCAGATCGGCTGCGTCATCGTCGCCACGTCGACGTACCTCCTGCTGACCCCGCCCGCCGCGGCGGTGGTGGCCGACGCCCTGGGCACCAACGGGCCCGGAGCATTCGATCTCGGCGGTGGCTGCGCGGGCTTCTGCACCGCGCTGACCGTGGCGTCGGATCTGGTTCGCGGAGGATCCGTCGACTACGCCCTCGTCGTGGGTGTCGAGAAGATGAGCATCACCACCGATCCCACCGACCGCGCGACGCGGTTCATCTTCGGTGACGGCGCCGGCGCCGTGGTCGTGGGCAAGAGCGACGTCGCGGGCATCGGTCCGGTGGAGTGGGGTTCGGACGGCGCCCAAGCCGACGCCATCGTGCAGGACCTGGATTGGTACGAATACATCACGACGCCGGGTGCCACGCGCCCGTATATCAAGATGGCCGGTACCGCGGTGTTCCGCTGGGCCGCCTTCGAGATGGGCAAGGTGGCCCTGCGGGCGATCGAGAAGGCCGGCATGTCGGTCGACGATCTCGACGCGTTCGTCCCGCACCAGGCCAACTCGCGGATCACCGAGGTGATCGCCCGCAGCATGAAGCTCCCCGAGAACGTGCCCGTGTCCGACGACATCGCCGAGAGCGGCAACACGTCGGCCGCGTCGGTGCCGCTCGCCATGGAGGAGATGCTGCAATCGGGCGCCACCAAGCCCGGCGACACCGCCCTGCTGCTCGCCTTCGGCGCCGGGCTGTCCTACGCGGCCCAGGTCGTGACGATGCCGGTACTCGCGAAAGACTGA
- a CDS encoding HNH endonuclease family protein has product MPRSAVPNTGSIITTIRTKWPWILAGLFVVVLVTMLTPDPDDTLAAGTGPVAPSEVTDTQQIQTAFTQLSTLEVKGRAPKTGYDRELFGASWTDNVSVELGRNGCDTRNDILRRDLVDITSRDRTRNCVVQSGTLRDLYTGTIIAFTRGTKTSDAVQIDHVVALSDAWQKGAQLLDAQTRADLANDPRNLQAVDGPTNQRKSDADASTWLPPLAAYRCTYVARQVEVKVAYRLWVTPPERDAMAAVLTGCGAR; this is encoded by the coding sequence ATGCCCCGCTCTGCGGTACCGAACACCGGCTCCATCATCACGACCATCCGCACGAAGTGGCCCTGGATCCTCGCCGGGCTGTTCGTCGTCGTGCTCGTCACGATGCTCACCCCCGACCCCGACGACACCCTTGCCGCCGGAACCGGACCGGTTGCACCCTCGGAAGTCACTGACACACAACAGATACAGACGGCGTTCACTCAGCTGTCCACCCTCGAGGTGAAGGGCCGGGCACCCAAAACGGGGTACGACCGGGAACTGTTCGGCGCCAGCTGGACCGACAACGTGTCGGTCGAACTCGGACGCAACGGCTGCGACACCCGCAACGACATCCTGCGACGCGACCTCGTCGACATCACCTCACGGGACCGCACCCGCAACTGCGTGGTGCAGTCGGGCACGTTGCGGGATCTCTACACGGGCACCATCATTGCGTTCACCAGGGGCACGAAGACGTCGGATGCCGTGCAGATCGATCACGTGGTGGCGCTGTCGGACGCGTGGCAGAAGGGCGCTCAGCTCCTCGACGCGCAGACGCGGGCGGACCTCGCGAACGATCCCCGCAATCTGCAGGCGGTGGACGGACCCACCAATCAGCGCAAGAGCGATGCCGACGCGTCGACATGGCTGCCCCCGCTGGCGGCGTACCGCTGCACCTACGTGGCGCGTCAGGTGGAAGTGAAAGTGGCGTACCGGCTCTGGGTGACCCCGCCCGAGCGCGATGCGATGGCCGCGGTGCTCACCGGTTGTGGAGCCCGGTGA
- a CDS encoding alkaline phosphatase family protein: MTVTAPPLDVYSQPTLSALMPSVLAALGVAGEPNRLHLPDSRHTVVFLIDGLGWTLLRRHREHAPFLDSLTGRPIRAGFPTTTATSIASFGTGLPAGSHGITGYQSYVREVRGTLNWLSWRAGHKGDELTRLVPEVVQPAPTVFERAAAAGIRCTTVVPAKFDGSGLTRAVLRGGTFAGIHAYGDLIAHVVTAARAGDRTLTYCYLSEIDTLGHIYGPGSESWLHQVTLVDRLVEKLAAGLAAAQPDTHLYVTADHGMVTVDDADKIDFDATPALSDDVVALAGEPRCRHVHTRAGAGHDVADRWRSELGHRMWIGTRDQAVTAGLFGPAVRSEVQGRIGDVVAIAQGGVAVVRRKAESRLSALPGQHGALSDDELLIPLLQGATT, translated from the coding sequence ATGACCGTTACGGCGCCCCCGCTCGACGTGTATTCGCAGCCCACGCTGTCTGCGCTGATGCCGTCCGTTCTCGCCGCACTGGGCGTTGCCGGCGAACCCAATCGGCTGCACCTGCCGGACAGCAGGCACACCGTGGTGTTCCTGATCGACGGCCTCGGCTGGACGCTGCTGCGTCGTCACCGCGAACACGCCCCGTTTCTCGACAGCCTGACGGGACGGCCGATCCGGGCCGGCTTCCCCACCACGACCGCCACCAGCATCGCGTCGTTCGGCACGGGGTTGCCGGCCGGCAGTCACGGCATCACCGGCTACCAGTCATACGTTCGTGAGGTTCGCGGCACGCTCAACTGGTTGTCGTGGCGCGCGGGCCACAAGGGCGACGAACTGACCCGGCTGGTGCCGGAGGTCGTCCAGCCCGCACCGACCGTGTTCGAACGCGCCGCGGCAGCAGGTATCAGGTGCACGACGGTGGTTCCCGCGAAATTTGACGGGTCCGGGCTCACCCGCGCCGTCCTCCGCGGCGGCACGTTCGCAGGAATACACGCGTACGGTGACCTGATCGCGCACGTCGTCACCGCGGCCCGGGCAGGCGACCGCACCCTCACCTACTGCTACCTCAGCGAAATCGACACGCTCGGGCACATTTACGGACCGGGATCCGAATCCTGGCTGCACCAGGTCACCCTCGTCGACCGGCTCGTCGAGAAGCTCGCCGCGGGACTCGCGGCGGCACAACCCGACACCCACCTGTACGTCACCGCCGACCACGGCATGGTCACCGTCGACGACGCCGACAAGATCGACTTCGACGCCACTCCCGCCCTGTCGGACGACGTGGTGGCGCTAGCCGGCGAACCGCGGTGCAGGCACGTCCACACCCGCGCCGGAGCCGGGCACGACGTCGCCGACCGGTGGAGGAGCGAACTGGGACACCGCATGTGGATCGGCACGAGGGACCAGGCCGTCACCGCGGGACTGTTCGGACCGGCTGTGCGGTCCGAGGTGCAGGGCCGCATCGGGGACGTCGTCGCCATCGCCCAGGGCGGCGTCGCGGTGGTCCGGCGCAAGGCGGAGTCGAGGCTGTCCGCCCTCCCCGGGCAGCACGGCGCACTCAGCGACGACGAGTTGCTGATTCCTCTGCTGCAGGGCGCCACCACGTAA